Proteins found in one Allorhizobium pseudoryzae genomic segment:
- the acs gene encoding acetate--CoA ligase encodes MSEKVYPVQKQVKARALIDRDKYLKWYEESVENPDKFWGKHGKRIDWFKPYTKVKNTSFKGKVSIKWFEDGLTNVSYNCIDRHLKTHGERTAIIWEGDNPYIDKKITYNQLYDQVCRLANVLKKHGVKKGDRVTIYMPMIPEAAYAMLACARIGAVHSVVFGGFSPEALAGRIVDCESTFVITCDEGVRGGKPVPLKENTDKAIHIAARQYVTVNNVLVVRRTGGKVNWAPGRDHWYHQEIASVKGHCEPVKMKAEDPLFILYTSGSTGKPKGVLHTTGGYLVYAAMTHEYVFDYHDGDIYWCTADVGWVTGHSYIVYGPLANCATSLMFEGVPNFPDQGRFWEVVDKHKVNIFYTAPTAIRSLMGAGDEFVTRSSRSSLRLLGTVGEPINPEAWEWYYNVVGDKRCAVVDTWWQTETGGHMITPLPGATDLKPGSATLPFFGIQPQLVDNEGNVLDGPADGNLCITDSWPGQMRTVYGDHERFIQTYFSTYKGKYFTGDGCRRDEDGYYWITGRVDDVLNVSGHRLGTAEVESALVSHNLVSEAAVVGYPHNVKGQGIYCYVTLMEGNEGTDALRQELVKHVRQEIGPIATPDKIQFAPGLPKTRSGKIMRRILRKIAEDDFGALGDTSTLADPAVVDDLIANRQNKAPAAA; translated from the coding sequence ATGTCGGAAAAAGTCTACCCGGTCCAGAAACAGGTCAAGGCACGTGCACTGATCGATCGTGACAAGTACCTCAAGTGGTACGAGGAAAGCGTCGAGAACCCGGACAAGTTCTGGGGAAAGCATGGCAAGCGTATCGACTGGTTCAAGCCGTACACGAAGGTCAAGAACACCTCCTTCAAGGGCAAGGTCTCGATCAAGTGGTTCGAGGACGGGCTGACCAACGTTTCCTACAACTGCATCGACCGTCACCTGAAGACCCATGGCGAACGCACCGCCATCATCTGGGAAGGCGACAACCCGTATATCGACAAGAAGATCACCTATAACCAGCTCTATGATCAGGTCTGCCGGCTGGCGAACGTCTTGAAGAAGCACGGCGTCAAGAAGGGCGACCGCGTCACCATCTACATGCCAATGATCCCGGAAGCGGCCTATGCCATGCTGGCCTGCGCCCGCATCGGCGCGGTGCATTCGGTTGTCTTTGGCGGCTTCTCACCGGAAGCGCTCGCCGGTCGTATCGTCGACTGTGAATCGACCTTCGTGATCACCTGCGACGAGGGCGTGCGCGGCGGCAAACCGGTGCCGCTGAAGGAAAACACCGACAAGGCGATCCATATCGCGGCTCGCCAGTATGTCACCGTCAACAACGTGCTCGTGGTGCGCCGCACCGGCGGCAAGGTCAACTGGGCGCCGGGCCGCGACCATTGGTACCACCAGGAAATCGCCAGCGTGAAGGGCCACTGCGAACCGGTGAAGATGAAGGCGGAAGACCCGCTGTTCATCCTTTACACCTCCGGTTCCACGGGCAAGCCGAAGGGCGTGTTGCACACCACCGGCGGCTATCTCGTCTATGCCGCGATGACGCACGAATATGTTTTCGACTATCACGACGGCGACATCTACTGGTGCACGGCCGATGTCGGCTGGGTCACCGGCCATTCCTACATCGTCTACGGGCCGCTGGCGAACTGCGCCACCTCGCTGATGTTCGAAGGCGTGCCGAACTTCCCGGACCAGGGGCGTTTCTGGGAAGTGGTCGATAAACATAAGGTCAACATCTTCTACACCGCGCCGACGGCGATCCGGTCGCTGATGGGGGCGGGCGACGAATTCGTCACGCGCTCCTCACGCTCCAGCCTGCGTCTGCTCGGCACCGTCGGCGAGCCGATCAATCCGGAAGCCTGGGAATGGTATTACAACGTCGTCGGCGACAAGCGCTGCGCCGTGGTCGATACCTGGTGGCAGACCGAAACCGGCGGCCACATGATCACCCCGCTGCCCGGCGCCACGGATCTGAAGCCCGGTTCCGCCACCCTGCCCTTCTTCGGCATCCAGCCGCAGCTGGTCGATAACGAAGGCAATGTGCTGGACGGTCCGGCTGACGGCAATCTCTGCATCACCGACAGCTGGCCGGGGCAGATGCGCACGGTCTATGGCGACCACGAGCGTTTCATCCAGACCTACTTCTCCACTTACAAGGGCAAGTATTTCACCGGTGACGGCTGCCGGCGGGATGAGGACGGCTATTACTGGATCACCGGTCGCGTCGATGACGTTCTGAACGTGTCGGGCCACCGTCTCGGTACGGCAGAAGTGGAATCGGCGCTGGTGTCGCACAATCTGGTGTCGGAGGCCGCCGTTGTCGGTTATCCGCACAACGTCAAGGGCCAGGGCATCTACTGCTATGTCACGCTGATGGAGGGCAACGAAGGCACCGATGCGCTCCGCCAGGAGCTGGTGAAGCACGTGCGCCAGGAAATCGGACCGATTGCGACACCGGACAAGATCCAGTTCGCGCCGGGCCTGCCCAAGACGCGCTCCGGCAAGATCATGCGCCGTATCCTGCGCAAGATCGCCGAAGACGATTTTGGCGCACTCGGCGATACCTCGACGCTCGCCGATCCCGCCGTCGTGGACGATCTGATCGCCAACCGCCAGAACAAGGCGCCAGCCGCCGCCTGA
- a CDS encoding IMPACT family protein → MFILAAPATQSQEIKRSRFLAVAAPVSDEEAARAFLAEHSVPDANHNCWAWRLGQAYRFTDDGEPSGTAGKPILQAIDGQELDQVVVLVTRWFGGTLLGSGGLIRAYGGTAALCLQSAEKRRFVLRQERSVALVFSDLALVKARLSGFSDVSVARETFTENGAVLDLLIPDADVDVILGLIRDLTSGRAEVIS, encoded by the coding sequence ATGTTCATCTTGGCCGCCCCTGCAACCCAGTCTCAGGAGATCAAGCGCAGCCGGTTTCTGGCCGTCGCGGCACCGGTCAGTGATGAAGAGGCCGCGCGTGCCTTTCTCGCCGAACACAGCGTGCCCGACGCCAATCACAATTGCTGGGCCTGGCGTCTCGGGCAGGCTTACCGATTCACCGATGACGGTGAGCCGAGCGGAACGGCGGGAAAACCCATTCTGCAGGCTATCGACGGACAGGAGCTCGATCAGGTGGTGGTTCTGGTCACCCGCTGGTTCGGCGGCACGCTGCTCGGCAGCGGTGGGCTGATCCGCGCCTATGGCGGCACGGCGGCGCTCTGCCTGCAATCGGCGGAGAAACGGCGGTTTGTTCTGCGTCAGGAGCGATCCGTTGCCCTGGTCTTCAGCGATCTTGCTCTCGTCAAGGCGCGGCTCTCCGGTTTCTCCGATGTCAGTGTCGCACGTGAAACCTTTACCGAAAACGGTGCCGTTCTCGATCTTCTCATCCCCGATGCCGACGTGGATGTTATCCTTGGCCTGATCCGCGACCTGACCAGCGGTCGGGCGGAGGTCATTTCTTGA
- a CDS encoding D-amino-acid transaminase has product MNRTVYLNGEWLAETEAKVSVFDRGFLFADAIYEVTAVIDGKLIDYPGHAARLRRSLDALGIAMPVEDAELLTLHKEIAKRNGITEGLIYLQISRGVQDRDFLFPETMTPSFVMFTQAKRVLDNPKWKTGLSLQTVPEGRWSERQIKTVQLLYSSVQKTQAHRNGFDDVLFVENGFITEASSANFHIVTAEGELITRDLSNALLHGITRGSIVDLARQAGVVAHERAFTVEDAKSASEAFLTSATSFVTPVVSLDGQAIGTGNVGPVSQRLLEIYIREQLSRALPIAD; this is encoded by the coding sequence ATGAACAGGACCGTTTATCTCAATGGCGAATGGCTCGCAGAAACCGAAGCCAAGGTCTCGGTCTTCGATCGCGGGTTCCTGTTTGCCGACGCCATTTATGAAGTGACCGCGGTCATTGACGGCAAACTGATCGATTATCCGGGCCACGCCGCACGGCTGCGCCGCTCGCTCGATGCGCTGGGCATTGCCATGCCCGTCGAAGACGCCGAGCTGCTGACGCTGCACAAGGAGATCGCCAAGCGCAACGGCATCACGGAAGGGCTCATCTATCTGCAGATCTCCCGTGGCGTGCAGGATCGCGACTTCCTGTTCCCCGAGACGATGACGCCGAGCTTCGTGATGTTCACGCAGGCCAAGCGCGTTCTCGATAATCCGAAATGGAAGACCGGTCTTTCCCTGCAGACGGTGCCGGAAGGCCGCTGGTCGGAGCGGCAGATCAAGACGGTGCAACTGCTCTATTCATCAGTGCAGAAGACGCAAGCCCACCGCAACGGCTTCGATGACGTGCTGTTCGTCGAGAACGGCTTCATCACCGAGGCAAGTTCCGCCAATTTTCACATTGTGACGGCCGAGGGAGAACTGATCACCCGCGATCTGTCGAATGCGCTGCTGCACGGCATTACCCGCGGCTCCATCGTTGATCTCGCCCGCCAAGCCGGCGTTGTCGCCCATGAACGCGCCTTCACGGTCGAGGACGCCAAATCCGCCAGCGAAGCCTTTTTGACCTCGGCCACGAGCTTCGTCACCCCCGTCGTCAGCCTGGATGGCCAAGCGATCGGCACCGGCAATGTCGGCCCCGTCAGCCAGCGGCTGCTGGAGATCTATATCCGGGAGCAACTGTCGCGCGCCCTACCCATTGCCGATTAA
- a CDS encoding ABC-F family ATP-binding cassette domain-containing protein gives MIRIENVSKQNSHRLLYIEASAALNKGEKIGLVGPNGAGKTTLFRMITGEEQPDEGQIAVEKGVTIGYFNQDVGEMAGRSAVAEVMDGAGPVSIVAAELHELEAAMSDPDRMDEMDAIIERYGEVQARYEELDGYGLEGRAREVLAGLSFSQEMMDGDVGKLSGGWKMRVALARILLMRPDVMLLDEPSNHLDLESLIWLENFLKTYDGALLMTSHDREFMNRIVNKIIEIDAGSLNSYSGDYGFYERQREQNEKQQQAQFERQQAMLAKEIKFIERFKARASHAAQVQSRVKKLDKIDRVEPPRRRQTVAFDFLPAPRSGEDVVTLKGVHKAYGSRTIYEGLDFMIRRRERWCIMGVNGAGKSTLLKLVTGSTEPDQGVVNLGASVKLGYFAQHAMDVLEGDSTILQWLEERFPKAGQAPLRALSGCFGFSGDDVEKRCRVLSGGEKARLVMAAMLFDPPNFLVLDEPTNHLDLDTKEMLIKALSSFEGTMLFVSHDRHFLGALSNRVLELTPDGIHQYGGGYLEYVERTGYEAPGLTA, from the coding sequence ATGATCCGTATCGAAAACGTCTCCAAGCAGAACAGCCACCGGCTTCTCTACATCGAAGCCTCCGCGGCCCTCAACAAGGGCGAGAAGATCGGCCTCGTTGGGCCGAACGGTGCCGGCAAGACTACCCTCTTCCGCATGATCACCGGCGAGGAACAGCCGGACGAGGGGCAGATCGCGGTCGAGAAGGGCGTCACCATCGGCTATTTCAACCAGGATGTCGGCGAAATGGCCGGACGTTCGGCGGTGGCGGAGGTGATGGACGGTGCCGGCCCCGTCAGCATTGTGGCTGCCGAGCTGCACGAGCTGGAAGCCGCCATGTCCGATCCCGACCGCATGGATGAGATGGACGCCATCATCGAGCGTTACGGCGAGGTGCAGGCACGCTACGAGGAACTGGACGGCTATGGTCTGGAGGGCCGGGCGCGCGAGGTGCTGGCGGGCCTCTCCTTCAGCCAGGAGATGATGGATGGCGATGTCGGCAAACTGTCCGGCGGCTGGAAGATGCGCGTGGCGCTCGCCCGCATTCTGTTGATGCGCCCGGACGTGATGCTGCTCGATGAGCCGAGCAACCATCTCGATCTCGAAAGCCTGATCTGGCTTGAAAACTTCCTGAAGACCTATGACGGCGCGCTGCTGATGACCTCGCACGACCGCGAATTCATGAACCGCATCGTCAACAAGATCATCGAGATCGATGCCGGTTCGCTCAACAGCTATTCCGGCGACTACGGGTTTTACGAACGCCAGCGCGAGCAGAACGAAAAACAGCAGCAGGCGCAGTTCGAACGCCAGCAGGCGATGCTGGCGAAGGAAATCAAGTTCATCGAGCGGTTCAAGGCGCGCGCCTCGCATGCCGCCCAGGTGCAGAGCCGCGTGAAGAAACTCGACAAGATCGACCGGGTGGAGCCGCCGCGCCGCCGCCAGACGGTGGCCTTTGATTTCCTGCCGGCACCGCGCTCCGGTGAAGACGTTGTGACCCTCAAGGGCGTGCACAAGGCCTATGGCTCCCGCACGATCTACGAGGGGCTGGATTTCATGATCCGCAGGCGCGAGCGCTGGTGCATCATGGGTGTCAACGGCGCCGGCAAATCGACCCTCCTCAAGCTGGTCACCGGCTCGACGGAACCAGACCAGGGCGTCGTCAATCTCGGTGCCAGCGTCAAGCTCGGTTATTTCGCCCAGCACGCCATGGATGTTCTGGAGGGCGACAGCACGATCCTGCAGTGGCTGGAAGAACGTTTCCCGAAGGCCGGCCAGGCGCCGCTCCGGGCGCTCAGCGGCTGTTTCGGTTTTTCCGGCGATGACGTGGAAAAACGCTGCCGGGTGTTGTCCGGTGGCGAAAAGGCCCGGCTGGTAATGGCGGCCATGCTGTTCGATCCGCCGAACTTCCTGGTGCTGGACGAACCGACCAACCACCTCGACCTCGACACGAAGGAAATGCTGATCAAGGCGCTGTCGAGCTTCGAGGGGACCATGCTGTTCGTCAGCCACGATCGCCATTTCCTCGGCGCCCTCTCTAACCGGGTTCTGGAACTGACGCCGGACGGCATCCACCAGTATGGCGGCGGTTATCTCGAATATGTCGAACGCACCGGTTACGAGGCACCCGGCCTCACCGCCTAA
- a CDS encoding thermonuclease family protein, with product MIVQRTLIALLLPLLPVAAYAETVVEGPVSADVVRVIDGDTLLVLARPWPQQTVEVYVRLRGIDTPELRSACAEGRQAADEVRHLLEEMASASPKVSLTKIAADKYFGRIVADVALADGRNPAREMMAAGLATHYAGKGRKNDLCIQH from the coding sequence ATGATAGTCCAGCGCACGCTCATCGCTCTGCTTCTGCCTCTCCTTCCGGTCGCCGCTTATGCGGAAACGGTGGTGGAAGGCCCTGTTTCGGCAGACGTGGTGCGGGTGATCGATGGCGACACGCTGCTGGTTCTCGCCCGCCCCTGGCCGCAGCAGACGGTCGAGGTCTATGTGCGCCTCAGAGGCATCGACACGCCGGAACTCAGATCGGCCTGCGCGGAGGGTCGGCAGGCCGCGGATGAGGTCCGGCATTTGCTGGAGGAGATGGCGAGTGCCTCGCCCAAGGTGTCACTCACGAAGATTGCCGCCGACAAATATTTCGGTCGGATCGTGGCCGATGTGGCGCTGGCCGATGGCCGCAATCCGGCGCGCGAGATGATGGCCGCCGGACTTGCCACACACTATGCGGGCAAAGGTCGCAAGAACGATCTGTGTATCCAGCATTAA
- a CDS encoding DUF1013 domain-containing protein, whose protein sequence is MAQQLLMPKATAVWLVDNTALSFDQIAQFCKLHPLEVKAIADGEAAQGIKGLDPIATGQLSRDEIARGEKDVNYKLKLSDPKVRVPESKRRGPRYTPVSKRQDRPNAILWLVRNHPELKDTQISRLVGTTKSTIEQIRDRSHWNSANLTPMDPVTLGLCSQIDLDLEVERASKNRPLPTTAELGATLQAAAETENLGYRYEREEEKEIDANAVFAKLSSLKSTRRDEDEDDNF, encoded by the coding sequence ATGGCTCAACAATTGCTCATGCCAAAGGCGACGGCGGTCTGGCTCGTCGACAACACAGCGCTGTCCTTCGATCAGATCGCCCAGTTCTGCAAATTGCATCCGCTTGAAGTGAAAGCAATTGCGGATGGCGAGGCCGCACAGGGCATCAAGGGTCTCGATCCGATCGCAACGGGCCAGCTGTCGCGCGATGAAATCGCCCGCGGCGAAAAGGATGTGAACTACAAGCTGAAGCTCTCCGACCCGAAGGTGCGGGTGCCGGAATCCAAGCGCCGCGGCCCGCGCTACACGCCGGTCTCCAAGCGCCAGGACCGCCCGAACGCCATCCTCTGGCTGGTGCGCAACCATCCGGAACTGAAGGACACGCAGATCTCGCGTCTCGTCGGCACCACCAAATCGACGATCGAGCAGATCCGTGACCGCAGCCACTGGAATTCGGCCAATCTGACGCCGATGGATCCGGTGACGCTTGGCCTCTGCAGCCAGATCGACCTGGACCTGGAAGTGGAACGCGCCTCGAAGAACCGTCCGCTGCCGACAACTGCCGAACTCGGCGCCACGCTGCAGGCCGCCGCCGAGACGGAAAACCTCGGCTATCGTTACGAGCGCGAAGAAGAGAAGGAAATCGACGCCAACGCCGTTTTCGCAAAACTCTCGTCGCTGAAGTCCACCCGCCGCGACGAGGACGAAGACGACAACTTCTAA
- a CDS encoding DUF6880 family protein encodes MAAKTLNAKNLEALGAPRLAELLIEISTGSAAHKQRLRLELAGSQSVAEVAREIRKRLISLQRAKTFIDWRKVKAAKKDLETQRVAILTKVAPEDPREAFDLMWQFLGLAESIFDRSDDGSGTLVAIFYQACADAGTLAKGADLGEDVLADKTFAALNDNDYGQYDPLIVEMAPALGRKGLERLKTLLMEVQNAPKRKPKDSEREIIGWGSSGPVYLDEIQGRRDESMTKIALQTIADLTGDVDAFIAQQPAKTRKVPKIAAEIATRLLSAGRAAEALSTLDAADSPRFGWPFEWEEARVEALEALERLDDAQDFRWACFETSLNHHHLRAYLRRLPDFDDIEAEEKAFAHVHRFADVHQALHFFIEWPALAEAAKLCVARHTDLDGDRYELLSPAAEVLSEKQPLAATLLLRAMIDFTLDYGRSSRYKHAARHYVECCGFATRITDYAGLPSHEEYVLALKKKHGKKSGFWSLIA; translated from the coding sequence ATGGCCGCCAAGACGCTGAATGCAAAGAACCTGGAAGCGCTGGGCGCGCCAAGACTTGCTGAACTCTTGATCGAAATCAGCACCGGAAGTGCGGCGCATAAACAGCGGCTGCGGCTGGAACTGGCCGGAAGCCAGAGTGTGGCGGAGGTGGCGCGCGAGATTCGCAAACGTCTCATCAGCCTGCAGCGGGCGAAAACCTTCATCGACTGGCGCAAGGTGAAGGCGGCGAAGAAGGATCTCGAAACCCAGCGCGTTGCGATCCTCACCAAGGTGGCGCCGGAGGATCCGCGTGAAGCCTTCGATCTGATGTGGCAGTTTCTGGGCTTGGCGGAGTCGATCTTCGATCGCAGCGATGACGGCAGCGGAACGCTGGTTGCCATCTTCTATCAGGCCTGCGCCGATGCCGGCACCCTGGCCAAGGGCGCGGACCTCGGTGAAGACGTGCTGGCGGACAAGACCTTCGCTGCCCTCAACGACAATGATTACGGCCAGTACGATCCGCTGATTGTCGAAATGGCGCCGGCGCTCGGCCGTAAAGGTCTGGAGCGGCTGAAGACGCTGTTGATGGAAGTCCAGAACGCGCCGAAACGCAAACCGAAGGACAGCGAACGCGAGATTATCGGCTGGGGCAGTAGTGGGCCGGTCTATCTGGACGAGATCCAGGGCAGACGCGACGAGTCCATGACCAAGATCGCGCTGCAGACGATTGCCGATCTGACCGGCGATGTGGATGCCTTCATCGCCCAGCAGCCGGCCAAGACCCGCAAGGTACCGAAGATCGCCGCAGAGATCGCCACCCGCCTTCTCTCTGCAGGGCGCGCCGCCGAGGCACTGTCCACGCTGGATGCGGCGGACTCCCCCCGGTTCGGCTGGCCGTTCGAATGGGAGGAGGCTCGGGTGGAAGCGCTCGAGGCGCTGGAACGGCTGGACGACGCACAGGATTTCCGCTGGGCTTGCTTCGAAACTAGTCTCAACCACCACCATCTGCGCGCCTATCTGCGCCGCCTGCCGGATTTCGATGATATCGAGGCCGAGGAAAAGGCCTTTGCGCATGTGCATCGTTTTGCGGACGTGCACCAGGCGCTTCACTTCTTCATTGAATGGCCAGCGCTGGCAGAAGCGGCAAAGCTGTGCGTGGCCCGGCACACAGACCTTGATGGCGACCGGTACGAACTGCTGTCGCCGGCTGCAGAGGTGTTATCGGAGAAGCAGCCGCTGGCAGCCACCCTTCTCCTGCGCGCGATGATCGATTTCACCCTCGATTACGGGCGGTCGAGCCGCTACAAACACGCGGCCCGGCACTATGTGGAATGCTGCGGCTTTGCGACGCGGATCACGGATTACGCCGGCCTGCCGAGCCATGAGGAGTATGTTTTGGCGCTGAAGAAGAAGCACGGCAAGAAGTCGGGCTTCTGGAGTCTCATCGCTTGA
- a CDS encoding transporter substrate-binding domain-containing protein, translating to MKTFQKSGLAGLTLLLALSHAHAEGTIKTALDGTFAPHAMPTLDGKVEGFNVDLVNLIGERLGKKVELTSAQFSGLIPALQAKTYDFLAAPVTVNKERSANLLFTEGFMDTNFAFVVPAKGPEYKTLADFKGKTIAVNKGSAYDSFLREREAEFGWKVESYGTNTDAVAAVIAGRADANLAGATVAAWAAKQNPQVKLSYEYPTGLVWGLAFRKDDVAGRNLIDKAIECLKIDGSMAKLSEKWFGVTPTAGTTIVTPTKGYGVPGFEGYAEDDHKPSCDLK from the coding sequence ATGAAAACCTTCCAGAAATCCGGCCTTGCCGGGTTAACGCTCCTGCTTGCCCTATCCCATGCCCACGCCGAAGGCACCATCAAGACCGCGCTTGACGGAACTTTCGCGCCGCACGCCATGCCGACGCTCGACGGCAAGGTGGAAGGCTTCAATGTCGATCTCGTCAACCTGATCGGCGAGCGCCTCGGCAAGAAGGTGGAGCTGACGTCCGCCCAGTTTTCCGGCCTCATCCCGGCGCTGCAGGCCAAGACCTATGATTTTCTCGCAGCCCCGGTGACGGTGAACAAGGAGCGTTCCGCCAACCTCCTCTTCACCGAAGGTTTCATGGATACCAACTTCGCCTTCGTCGTGCCGGCCAAGGGCCCGGAATACAAGACGCTGGCCGATTTCAAGGGCAAGACCATCGCCGTGAACAAGGGGTCTGCCTATGACAGCTTCCTGCGCGAACGGGAGGCGGAGTTCGGCTGGAAGGTCGAAAGCTACGGCACGAACACCGATGCGGTGGCCGCCGTCATCGCCGGTCGTGCGGATGCCAACCTTGCCGGTGCCACGGTTGCCGCCTGGGCTGCCAAGCAGAACCCGCAGGTAAAACTCTCCTATGAATACCCGACCGGCCTCGTCTGGGGTCTCGCCTTCCGCAAGGACGACGTGGCAGGCCGCAACCTGATCGACAAGGCGATCGAATGCCTGAAGATCGACGGCTCCATGGCAAAACTGTCCGAAAAGTGGTTTGGCGTGACGCCCACCGCAGGGACGACTATCGTGACCCCGACCAAGGGGTACGGCGTTCCCGGTTTCGAAGGCTATGCCGAGGATGATCACAAGCCCTCCTGCGATCTGAAATGA
- a CDS encoding DUF6946 family protein: MPSLGAADWQRLLAEPDKQWRTGYSARTLAHCWQDHDGLPPEIATFFPEKPTLLLAIPEYKVPLPGGRRDSQSDIFALVRFGETVSSVMVEGKVEEPFGPTLGEWLDKASDGKKTRLAAICDCLGLKAPLDPSIRYQLLHRTAAAVIEAKRFKTAEAAMIVHSFSRTRAWRGDFEAFCALFPSTTEGPAHCVTLPDGRRLRLGWAQGEEAYLRA; this comes from the coding sequence GTGCCAAGCCTGGGGGCTGCAGATTGGCAGCGCCTGCTGGCCGAACCGGACAAACAGTGGCGGACCGGTTATTCCGCCCGCACGCTCGCGCACTGCTGGCAGGACCATGACGGCCTGCCGCCGGAAATCGCCACCTTTTTTCCGGAGAAGCCGACACTTCTGCTGGCGATCCCGGAATACAAGGTGCCTTTGCCGGGCGGTCGCCGCGACAGCCAGAGCGACATTTTTGCGCTTGTCCGTTTTGGCGAGACAGTCAGCTCGGTGATGGTGGAAGGCAAGGTGGAGGAACCCTTCGGTCCGACGCTGGGCGAATGGCTGGACAAGGCCTCTGACGGAAAGAAAACCCGTCTGGCCGCCATTTGCGACTGCCTGGGGCTCAAGGCACCGCTCGACCCGTCGATCCGCTACCAACTCCTGCACCGGACGGCGGCGGCCGTGATCGAGGCGAAGCGCTTCAAGACGGCGGAAGCGGCGATGATTGTTCATTCCTTTTCCCGCACCCGCGCCTGGCGGGGGGATTTCGAAGCCTTCTGCGCTCTGTTTCCCTCGACAACGGAGGGACCAGCACATTGCGTGACGCTGCCGGACGGGCGAAGGCTCCGGCTTGGCTGGGCGCAGGGAGAGGAAGCTTATCTCCGCGCTTGA